The window ATGGGTTTCCGCCCGGATGCACAATGAACTCATACTTCACCTGCCCTTCATCTGTAAAATAACGGACATCAATATTCGGATATACATTCTTGTAAGTAACGGTATTGAATATGCGACAATTAGACGCCCATTTGGATGGATCATCACCGAGGAAATAGTTATTGTAGGTGGGCTGTGGCTTCTCCCCAACTACCTGCACACCCGGATTCATGCCATCGAATGACATGGCATAGGCATGGGAACGGAGCACAATGTTTCCGGATTCCCCCGGTTTGTTCCTGATCTCATCGCGGCTGGAATAGTTGCCTTCCCGCTCGTCATGCGCATGACCATGGGCCACTGATGCCATACGGGAAAGGTCTTCCGCATTATGCTGTAATACCACAAAACCGTTCCTGGACAGGAAAAATGCACCATTGCCAAGGTCCCCCATGAAAGTGACCTTTTTATCCCATTGACCTTTATTCTCTACAAATTCCAGGCTATTGGTGTTCCGCTGGGCATAGGAGGTAAGCGTAAGCAGGGACAGAATGATTATGTTGACTATCGGTTTCAACCTCATTGAATTTACAAATTAATTTTGAGAAATCAAGGTCTATCGACTCAGGAGATCTTACTCCAGGCGAGTTTTCCCTTTTGGGCCTGTAAGAAAGTTTTAAGCCGCAAATTATGAGCCGAATCCAACGACGGGTCTTCTTCCAGTAATTGTTGTGCGAATTGCTTGGCCGCATCCAACCATTGTTTATCCTGGACGATATTTGCGAGCTTAAAGTTCAACATCCCACTCTGCCTGGTTCCCTCAATATCACCCGGGCCCCTTAGCTCAAGGTCCTTCTCTGCGATCACAAATCCATCATTCGTTGCACACATTATTTTCAACCGTTCCCTGCCCTCATTGGTTAATTGCTGCCCTGTTAATAATATGCAAAAACTCTGTTCACTTCCCCTTCCTACCCTTCCACGCAACTGGTGTAACTGGGATAGACCGAATTTCTCAGCGCTCTCTATCACCATTACCGTAGCATTGGGTACATTCACCCCAACCTCAATAACGGTAGTAGAGACCATGATTTGAGTATCTCCCTGTACAAAGCGTTGCATATTGGTATCCTTCACTTCAGTTGTCTGCCTGCCATGCACCATACTGATCCAAAACTTTGGTTCAGGGAAGAATGCCTTTACATTTTCATAGCCCCTCATCAGGTTCTCATGGCTTAACTTCTCCGACTCTTCAATGAGCGGGAAGATGATATAGGCCTGCCTGCCCTTGTCGATCTCTGACCGGATAAAATCCATGACCCTTGCCCGGTGGTAATCGTAGCGATGCACCGTGGTGATGGGCTTCCTTCCTGGTGGCAATTCATCAATTATACTATAATCAAGGTCACCATAGGCTGTCATGGCAAGTGTCCTGGGAATAGGTGTGGCAGTCATGACCAGCACATGCGGAGGGATAACGGCCTTCTTCCACAACTTGGCGCGTTGGGCTACCCCAAAACGATGTTGTTCATCCACTACGGCTAGCCCCAATTGGTGGAATTGAACCGCATCTTCTATCAATGCATGGGTTCCTATCACCATCTGGATACTCCCTTCCTGCAATCCCTTCAATATCCTCCTTCTTTCAGCGGTTTTGGTGGAGCCGGTAAGCAAGGCCACTTCTACCGGCATTTCCTTCAGGTAACCGGAGATGCCCTGAAAATGCTGGGTGGCCAATATTTCCGTTGGCGCCATCAGGCAGCTTTGGTAACCATTGTCCGCTGCCAGCAGCATGCTCAGCAATGCCACCATTGTTTTTCCACTTCCCACATCCCCTTGCAGCAGCCTGTTCATTTGCCTTCCCTGCCCCATATCCTGCCTGATCTCTTTCAATACCCGCTTTTGTGCACCTGTCAGGGCAAAAGGAAGGTATTTATGGTAGAAGGTATTGAAAAGTTCCCCCACCTGGCCGAACACTACACCCTTGGAATACCGGTGGCGTTGAAGTCGAACCAATCCCAACCGGAGTTGGGCAATGAAGAGTTCTTCAAACTTCAACCTGGCCAGGGCCTTCTGGTAATTTGCTTCAGAGGAGGGGAAATGAATCTGCTGGTAACTATGGAAACGGGATGGGAATTTGAAATGCTGCAGATAGGGTTCAGGTAAATTCTCCGCCAGGTCTGCTTCTTTCAAAGCGGAAAGAAGGGTGTAGGTCAAGCGGCCGATCTGCCTTCCGCCTAATCCCTTTGCCTTCAATTTTTCCGTACTGGGATAAACAGGTTCAAGGAAGGCCTTACCACCGGCTTTATCCGGGCTATAGGCCTCCAGTTCCGGGTGGTTGATCTGGGGTATTCCATTGAAGAAGCCGACCCTTCCGTAGATCAGGAAAGCCTTGCCCTGTTCCAATGATTTTTGTATCCAGGATATCCCCTGGAACCATACCAGTTCCATTTCACCAGTCTTATCCCTTACCCTGGCCACCAAACGTTTTGCGCGCTTCTCACCCAGCACTGCAATACTGGTAATGCTGCCGACCACCTGCACGTACTCCATACCCGGTTGGATGGAAAGGATAGGCGTTACCTTGGTCTTATCAATATGCCTTAAGGGGAAATGCTCAAGAAGGTCTTTGAAGGTGAAAATATTCAACTCCTTTTTCAACAGGTCACCCTTCAGGGGACCTACTCCTTTCAGGTACTCAATGGGACTGGATAATATGGAAGCTTCGTAACTGATAGCTATGATTTGCTGCAAAAATAAACAATGCTGGTTGCTGAAAAGTTAATGTGGTCGATCAATGCCCATTGTGACCATTTCCATTATGGACATTACCCTTAT is drawn from Flavihumibacter rivuli and contains these coding sequences:
- the recG gene encoding ATP-dependent DNA helicase RecG, producing the protein MQQIIAISYEASILSSPIEYLKGVGPLKGDLLKKELNIFTFKDLLEHFPLRHIDKTKVTPILSIQPGMEYVQVVGSITSIAVLGEKRAKRLVARVRDKTGEMELVWFQGISWIQKSLEQGKAFLIYGRVGFFNGIPQINHPELEAYSPDKAGGKAFLEPVYPSTEKLKAKGLGGRQIGRLTYTLLSALKEADLAENLPEPYLQHFKFPSRFHSYQQIHFPSSEANYQKALARLKFEELFIAQLRLGLVRLQRHRYSKGVVFGQVGELFNTFYHKYLPFALTGAQKRVLKEIRQDMGQGRQMNRLLQGDVGSGKTMVALLSMLLAADNGYQSCLMAPTEILATQHFQGISGYLKEMPVEVALLTGSTKTAERRRILKGLQEGSIQMVIGTHALIEDAVQFHQLGLAVVDEQHRFGVAQRAKLWKKAVIPPHVLVMTATPIPRTLAMTAYGDLDYSIIDELPPGRKPITTVHRYDYHRARVMDFIRSEIDKGRQAYIIFPLIEESEKLSHENLMRGYENVKAFFPEPKFWISMVHGRQTTEVKDTNMQRFVQGDTQIMVSTTVIEVGVNVPNATVMVIESAEKFGLSQLHQLRGRVGRGSEQSFCILLTGQQLTNEGRERLKIMCATNDGFVIAEKDLELRGPGDIEGTRQSGMLNFKLANIVQDKQWLDAAKQFAQQLLEEDPSLDSAHNLRLKTFLQAQKGKLAWSKIS